The sequence below is a genomic window from Streptomyces sp. B21-105.
TCCGGGGCCGGGCCGTCGACCAGCTTGCGCTGCAGGTACTCGTCCTCCAGCACCTGACGGAACTTCTCCGGCCCCCAGTCCGCGACCAGGAACTTCAGCCGGGCGCGGGTGCGCAGCCGCCGGTATCCGTAGTCACGGAAGATCGACAGCACGCCCTCGTAGACGTCCGGGACCTCGTCCAGCGGCACCCAGGCGCCCAGCCGCACACCCAGCTTGGGGTTGGTGGACAGCCCGCCGCCGACCCACAGGTCGAAGCCAGGCCCGTGCTCGGGGTGGCGGACGCCGACGAACGCGACGTCGTTGATCTCGTGGACCACGTCCAGCACGGGGGAGCCCGAGATCGCCGTCTTGAACTTCCGCGGCAGGTTCGAGTACGCCTTGTTGCCGAGAACGCGGCGCTTGATCTCCTCCAGAGCCGGGGTACCGTCGATGATCTCGTCCTCGGCGATACCGGCGACGGGGGAGCCGATCATCACACGGGGGGTGTCGCCGCACGCGGTGACCGTGGACAGGCCCACCGCCTCCAGGCGGTTCCAGATCTCGGGCACGTCCTCGATGCGGATCCAGTGGTACTGCACGTTCTGCCGGTCCGTGAGGTCGGCGGTGCCCCGCGCGAACTCCTGCGAGATCTCGCCGATGACCCTCAGCTGCCGCGTGGTCAGCGCACCGCCGTCGATGCGCACGCGCAGCATGAAGTACTCGTCGTCCAGCTCCTCCGGCTCCAGGATCGCGGTCTTCCCGCCGTCGATCCCGGGCCGGCGCTGGGTGTACAGGCCCCACCAGCGCATCCGGCCGCGGAGATCGTTGGGGTCGATGGAGTCGAAGCCCCGCTTGGAGTAGATCGTCTCAATGCGTGTCCGCACATTGAGACCGTCGTCGTCCTTCTTGAACTGCTCGTTGCCGTTGAGCGGGGTGTGGTGCCCCGCGGCCCACTGGCCCTCGCCGCGGTGACGGCTCACCTTGCGGCGGGGAGTCGCGGCTGCAGGCTTCTGCGGGGTGGCGGCCATGGTTGATACGTCCTTCGGGACAGCAGCGGAAGGTGTCGGCGCGCAGCGCCGTCCGGCGGTGGTCGGGTGACGGGGCGAGAGGCTCTGACCTGTGCGTACGGGCGCACAGGAACCGTGCGCGTCGTTGCGCAGGAGGGAGGCTGTAGTCAGATGTCGGGCGGAGCTGCGGCTCGTCAGCTCGCCGGACAGATGGCGCTGGACATGCGGCCGAGGTCGACGTGCCGCCGACTCACCAAGGCAATTCCAGTTCCGGACATGACGAAAGCGTGTCACGGCGATCTGGACACAGTCCAGCTTCGTCCGCGATTCGGACACCCTTGTCCCGGAATGCGAGACAAGGGTGGCGTCTGTCACATGACGTGCACGGTCTCGTGTCCGCGCAGGTCACCACGGACAGGACGCAGCGGACAGGACGCAGCGGACAGGGCGTAGAGGACGGGACGCAGCGGTTCAGATGGGGAAGGCGCCCGGCCAGGGACCCGGCGCAGACACCTCGGCCTGTTCCTCGACCTTCCTGTCGAACAAGATGAAACCGCGCCGCTGATAATTCTCCATCGCGTGCTCGCCGTCCAGACTGCAGGTGTGCAGCCACACCCGCTTGGTCTGCGGCAGCCCCGGCCAGCGGTCGGTGAGATCCCACGCCCGGGCGGCGCCGTACGACAGCAGGTGTCCGCCGATCCGCCGCCCGCGGAAAGCAGGCAGCAAACCGAAGTAGACGATTTCGACGACCCCGTCGTCCTGCGGCTCCAGCTCTACGTATCCGGCCGGCGTGCCCCGCTCGTAGGCGACCCAGGTCTCGACCCCGGGGCGCTGCAGATGCTCCCGCCACTGCGCGTATGTCCAGCGCAGCCGGTCGATCCAGCGAATGTCCCCGCCGACGGACGCGTACAGGAAACGGCTGAACTCGGGGGAGGGGACCTCGGAGCGGGCGATCCGGACATCGCCCTCGGGCGCGGCAACCGGCAAGAGGTCGCCCGGGTCGGTCTGCTCCAGGGACCAGGTGGTCACGGGGATGTTCGTCATGCCCGAAAGAAAATCATCACCGCGACGTTCTGTCGATCGAGGCCAGCGGCAGCGCGAACAGCGCCCGGCCCGACTGCGCCCAGACCTCGCCGGTCGCCGCCCAGTAGGACAGCGACTCCGTCTGCGTGCTCCAGCAGCCGTGCCGGTCCGCGGCGCCGCACACCGCGGCGCCCGAACCGCCCGCGCTGTGCCCGCCGTCCGCCTCGCCCTCGCCGGAGCTCTGGCGCCACAGCGTCCCGTGCGCGTCGTGCGGGCCGGCGGCACGGGTCACATACCACCGCGCGTCGTAGGACAGCACGCCGTGCACCCCCGTGACCTTCGTCGTATAGGCCTCGGACGCCGTCACCCGACCGTTCGCACCGGTGGCGAGCAGACCCGCGTGGCCGGGCGCGGTGCTGAACGGGTAGCGCCACAGACGGGCGCCACGGTCGCCGTCGTCGCGCGTCCACTCCCCGGCGACCAGGCTGTCCGGCGCGGTGCTGCGGTCGAGGGAGACGGTCGAGGGACGCGGCGCGCCCGAGCCGCCGCTCAGCTCGTAGGAGCCGACGGCCGGCAGCACGAAACCGTACCCGTGCGCCGACCAGCCGCCCGGCACCCGGCCCACCGCGTCACCGGCGACCGTCGCGCGCTGCACACGGTTCATGTCGTACACATACAGCGCGGACCGGTCCCCGTCGTCCGCGGTGACCAGCAGCTTGTCCTGGTACCAGACCATGCCGGAGACGTGCGAGACCAACCCGCGGTAGTCCCGGCCGCCGTCCACGGGGACGGCGAGCAGCGCCCAGGTATAGGAGAGGTGGCCGAGATCGGCGGCATCGACGAAGCCGACCCGGGCCAGGCCCCGGTCCGCCGCCGCGCCGCCGCTGCGCGACCAGCCGGAGAGGATCACCCGGTTCGAACCCCACACGCCGTCGTCGTCCGCGTCCCCCGACGTGGTGACCGCGCCCGGCCGCCAGCCCGCCGTGTCGTCGGTGTTCCAGCAGTACGCGCGCGTGGCCGTGGGGGAGACCGGCAGGGCCCGGCGCTCGGCGGGCGAGCAGTCGATGGCGTCCCGCAGGGTGCGGTCGGCGCCGTCCAGCACCGCGCTGACGCCGACCGGGCGGCCCATCCCGGCCGCGAGCCGGTCCAGGGAGGCCTGCGGCACCATGTTCTCCGTCAGCCGCAGCCCGGCGACCTCGGACGCCGCGGTGAGCGGCTTCAGATCCCCGGGCCGTCATGGGTGACCGTCGCCTGGGAAGCGCTGATCACGGTGGCGGCAGCAGTGAGGGCGAGAGCGGTTCCGGACAGGAACGCCCGCAGTGCCCTGCCGCGTCTGCGCCGGCGGTGTCGGCCGCGCTGTCTCATTCGCCCTCCCGAGGCGGGCCAACTGCACCTGATGATCCATACGTTGACAGAGGAGCAGGTGGGGTGACCCGTTAGAGGGATGCTACGGCAGTCGGCCGCCCCGGAGGACGGAGACCGTGCAAATATGCGGAAGACGCTGTAGTAAGAAACGGAAGACGCTGTCGCAAGAACCCGGATGAATCGCCGTTACGACGGTGACGACGTCCTGTTTCTGACCACCGCAGGCGCCGTCGAATGGGGCAGCAACTCCCGGGATCGGCGGGCAGCAGCACGTCGACGTCGGCATCCTCGCAGAAACGATACGGCCGGTGTTCCAGAAATCCCCCCAGGTAGCGCCGCACCCGGGACATCTCGGCCCGTACCGTCACCGTACGGTCCGCGTCGCCGAACATGTCCTCCGCGAGCTCCGCCGCACTGCGCCCGCTCCGCTGCGCCGCCAGCAGATACAGTAATTCCGCATGCCGGGGACTGAGTTCGTGGGACCACGAGCCCGCGTCCCCCGACACCGTCACCGACCAGCGCCGGGGCCTGGTCAGGTCGAGCACGATCCGGGTCGCACCGCTCTGCCGCCGCCCGGCCGCCTCGTCCACCGACCGCACCAGCCAGCCCCCGGCCAGCGGCTCGAGGGTGCACAGACCCAGCGCCGGCAGCCATCGACGCCCCGGGGACGGCGACTTGGGCAGCGCGATCCGGCTCGTGTACGGCATCCCGGTCACCGCGGCCGTCCAGCCCTCGCCGTCCACGGCTGCGGCCCGGCCGCCTATCCGGGCCAGCGCCGGCGCCGCCACAGCGCGCAGCCGCTCCAGTGAACCGAGGTGTTTCTCGCGCAGCCTCGACTCGGCGAGCTTGGCCACCGAGTCGACCCACGCGAGGGTGGCCGGGTGCATCGTCTCCAGCGGCCCGCTGACGTCGACGACGCCCAGCAGCCGGCCGCTGCGCGGGTCGGTGATCGGCGCTCCCGCGCACGTCCAGGCGGCGTGCGAGCGCACGAAATGCTCGGACGCGAACACCTGCACGGGCCGGCGCACCACCGCCGGCGTGCCGACCCCGTTGGTGCCCACCACCGCCTCGCCCCAGTCCGCGCCCAGCTCGAAACCGAGCCCGTCGGCCTTGCGCAGCACCGGGCCGCAGCCCTCGCGCCACAACACCCGACCCTCCCCGTCGGCGACCACCATGATGTGGTGAGCCACGTCCGCGACCGACAGCAACCCTTCCCGCAACACCGGCAGCACCTCGCGCAGCGGCGACTCCTCGCGCCGCCGCCGCACCTCGTCGGAGGTGAGCAACCCCGCCCGGACATCACGCTCCGGATCGACGCCGCTGCGCAGCAAGCGCTCCCAGGACTGCTCGATCACCGGACGCGGGGCGACGCGCACCCGCTGCCCGGCCAGCCGGGCGTCACGGACCTGGTTGAGCACCCGCGCCGCCCGCGCGGCGTCGACGGCCGCGAGCTGCGGCACGTTCATCGGTGGCATCGCCACTGGACCTCCCGGGTTGGACGCAGGCCGAGAACCGGGTGTCAAGCGCCTGCGCCGACTGTTTCCGGTCTTACTGGGACCTCCCATCTTGCCGTCCACGCGTGACGGAGGGGCATACTCCGGTCACCACCACCGACAAGTTGCAACCCCCTGCAACCCTGGTGAAGACCCACAGCTTGTTTGAAACTTGAGCCACGCCGTCCCGAGCGGCGATGCTGGCCTCGCAGGGCCATTGCGGCGGGGGTGGTGCCGTGTCGGCGCAGCACCACCCCCGCTTCCTGTTTCGGTGACTTTCCCGAGCCGGGCGTCATTCCCGGGGAGCGGCCCGCTCGACGAGCGCCGCCAGATCCAGACGGTGCGGCAACGTCCCGAAGGCCGCGCCCCCGTCCCCGCCCAGCCGCGAGGCGCAGAACGCGTCCGCCACCTCGGGCGGCGCGAACCGCACCAGCAGCGACCCCTGGAGCACCAGCGCGAACCGCTCCGCCAGTCGCCGGGCCCGCCCATCCACCCCGTCCAGATCGGCCAGGTCCGTCAACAGATCCCTGATCGCCCCGTCCAGCCTATGGTCGGCCCCCCGCGCCAAGCCCACCTCGTGGAGGTAGGCGTGCAACGCCTGGGGCTCCCGCTGCAGCGCCCGCAGCACGTCCAGTGCCTGGACGTTGCCCGCACCCTCCCAGATCGAGTTCAGTGGCGCCTCCCGCACCAGCCGGGGCATCCCCGACTCCTCCACGTAACCGTTTCCGCCGAGACATTCCGCCGCCTCCACCGCAACTGGAGCACAGCGCTTGGTCACCCAGTACTTGGCCGCCGGAACAGCCATCCGGAGAAACGCCCGCTCCTGCTCGCTCCCGTCGTCGCAGGCCGCCGCGAGCCGCAGCGCGAGCGTGGTCGCTGCCTCCGACTCCAGCGCCAGATCTGCCAGCACATTGCGCATCAGCGGCTTGTCGACGAGCTTTCCGCCGAACGCCGCACGATGGGAACAGTGGTGGACCGCCTGCGCCACCGCCTGCCGCATCAGCCCCGCCGACCCCAGCACACAGTCCAGCCGGGTCGCCGCCACCATGTCGATGATGGTCCGCACCCCGCGCCCCTCCTCGCCGACCCGCCGCGCCCACGTCCCGT
It includes:
- a CDS encoding nitrite/sulfite reductase — encoded protein: MAATPQKPAAATPRRKVSRHRGEGQWAAGHHTPLNGNEQFKKDDDGLNVRTRIETIYSKRGFDSIDPNDLRGRMRWWGLYTQRRPGIDGGKTAILEPEELDDEYFMLRVRIDGGALTTRQLRVIGEISQEFARGTADLTDRQNVQYHWIRIEDVPEIWNRLEAVGLSTVTACGDTPRVMIGSPVAGIAEDEIIDGTPALEEIKRRVLGNKAYSNLPRKFKTAISGSPVLDVVHEINDVAFVGVRHPEHGPGFDLWVGGGLSTNPKLGVRLGAWVPLDEVPDVYEGVLSIFRDYGYRRLRTRARLKFLVADWGPEKFRQVLEDEYLQRKLVDGPAPDQPVGRWRDHVGVHRQKDGRFYVGFAPRVGRVDGTTLTKIAELAEAHGSGRVRTTVEQKMIVLDVEEAQVASLVEGLEALDLTAKPSTFRRGTMACTGIEFCKLAIVETKQRGSQLIDELERRLPDFDEPLTINLNGCPNACARIQVADIGLKGQLVLDEQGRQVEGYQVHLGGALGLEAGFGRKVRGLKVTSDELPDYVERVLKRFQDEREDGERFAAWAARASEEALS
- a CDS encoding GNAT family N-acetyltransferase, which gives rise to MTNIPVTTWSLEQTDPGDLLPVAAPEGDVRIARSEVPSPEFSRFLYASVGGDIRWIDRLRWTYAQWREHLQRPGVETWVAYERGTPAGYVELEPQDDGVVEIVYFGLLPAFRGRRIGGHLLSYGAARAWDLTDRWPGLPQTKRVWLHTCSLDGEHAMENYQRRGFILFDRKVEEQAEVSAPGPWPGAFPI
- a CDS encoding putative leader peptide; translation: MSGTGIALVSRRHVDLGRMSSAICPAS